A segment of the Candidatus Oleimmundimicrobium sp. genome:
AAATTTAAACAACAAGTAGAAATCTTTTTCTTAAATACTTGAATATTTCTTGACAAATATTCAAGTATTATGTATATTATGTCGATATAATAAGAAAAATAAGGAGAAGGATATGATAAACGTTGGAATAATAGGAGCATCGGGATATACCGGCGCCGAATTGTTGCGGCTGCTCACAAATCATTCCGAAGTGAAAATATCTTATGTAACGGCAAATAAGTATGCGGGCCAAAAAGTTTCCGCTCTTTACCCTAATTTTTACGGCATATGTGATTTGATGTTTGAAAAATTTGACTCAGATATAGCAAAGAAAAAAGCCGAAGTGTTCTTCGTTGCTCTTCCTCATGGGACGTCTATGAATGTTGTTCCCGAGCTTTTGGGAGAGAATCGAAAGGTTATCGACTTAAGTGGCGACTTTCGCTTTCCTAAAAAAGATGTTTATGAAAGCTGGTACAAGATGCCCCATAAGCATCCCGAGTTGCTTGGCTCCGCTGTCTATGGTCTTTGTGAAATTAATCGGGAAAAAATTAAGGGGTCAGATTTTATCTCAAATCCGGGTTGTTTTCCAACCGGTTCAATATTGGCTGTTGCGCCGTTACTAAAAGAAGAGATAATTTCTGAGAGTGATATCATTATCGATGCTCTTACGGGTGTCTCTGGAGCTGGTCGGAGCGCGAACAAGGAGACTCATTACTGTTCTTGTGATGAAAACGTTAATTCATATAAGGTTGGTGGAACTCATCAACATATCCCTGAAACAGAACAAGAGATGAGTAAAATCTCAAACAAAGAGGTAAAACTTACTTTTACCCCGCATCTTGCGTCTTTTTCAAGAGGAATTTACAGCACGATATATTGTAAATTAAAAAAGGATATTTCAACGGAAGAACTCTTAAAAACCTATAATGATTTTTATAAAAATCATTATTTTATTAAAATTTTACCGAAAGGGGTTTATCCTGAAATTAAATCTGTTGCCGGTTCGAACTTTTGTCAGATAGGGCTTGAAGTTGATGAG
Coding sequences within it:
- the argC gene encoding N-acetyl-gamma-glutamyl-phosphate reductase — encoded protein: MINVGIIGASGYTGAELLRLLTNHSEVKISYVTANKYAGQKVSALYPNFYGICDLMFEKFDSDIAKKKAEVFFVALPHGTSMNVVPELLGENRKVIDLSGDFRFPKKDVYESWYKMPHKHPELLGSAVYGLCEINREKIKGSDFISNPGCFPTGSILAVAPLLKEEIISESDIIIDALTGVSGAGRSANKETHYCSCDENVNSYKVGGTHQHIPETEQEMSKISNKEVKLTFTPHLASFSRGIYSTIYCKLKKDISTEELLKTYNDFYKNHYFIKILPKGVYPEIKSVAGSNFCQIGLEVDERTGRVIVISAIDNLVKGASGQAIQNMNLMCGFDEKEGLKAVGLVP